The Granulicella sp. 5B5 nucleotide sequence GCCGTCCGTTCGCGCAAGGAGCTAATCTTTACACTGGCATTGCGCTTCGTTCTACCGCGGGGCCCTTCGCAGCCTATGCGAATGTCGAACTGCAGCGTGTGCCGTTCGCGGCACAGCCCGATGCTGCGGTGCAGTCTGCGATCTCTATAGCGGACTTTACACCATTGGGTCAAGAGGGGCCGCCGTCAGACTTCGTCCGTGCACGAGCGCTTGAAGCGTATGTCTCCTTCACGGTGGCGAACAATCAGTTCACCTTCGGCCGTCAATCACTGTGGTGGGGACCGGCGCGCAGCGGAACAACGCTTTTCACCGATAATGCGGAACCGATCGCCATGCTTCGCTACGATCGCGTGCAGCCGTTCGAGTTGCCGGGCATCCTGCATGTACTTGGGCCGATCCGTGTACAGCTGCTGGTCGGGCGGCTGTCGGGGGCGCAGTACGTACATGCCAACCACACGACGTTCGGTGCGCCCGGTGTCGTCCTGAGCGATCAACCATTCATCCATGGTGAAAAGCTTTCGTTCAAGCTGACTCCGAACCTTGAGTTCGGCGTTTCACGTACTGTGCTCTTTGCGGGTCAAGGAGCACCATTCACAACGCATACCTTGCTGCGCAGTATCTTCTCTGCAAGCGTTGCCAACGAGAATCAAGACCCCGGGGATCGGAGAAACGCGGTCGACGCCGAGTATCGAATTCCTGGACTTCGCAATTGTCTCACTGGATACTTTGACGGCTTCTCCGAAGACCAGCCGTTTCCATTGGCATACCCGACCGAGAGCGCTTGGATCTCTGGCTTCGTATATCGCTGTGTACCGCGTCTGCCTCGACTCTCCATTCGTGCGGAAGGCTTATTATCACCGCATCGCAATCTTGCGTTTCCCGGCTTCTTCTATTTCAACGACCACTATCTCAGCGGATACACGAATAGCCGCCAACTGATTGGCAGCTGGATAGGTCGCGAGGGCGATGGCCAGCAACTCTGGGCCACGTGGCAGCTCTCGCCGCAATCGAACGTGGAAATCAGTACTCGCAACTTAAGCGTCAATCGAGAGTTTCTTCAGGGAGGAACGCTCCGCGACCTGAAGATAAGCGCGGACCTTGTACCGCGTCCCGACTGGCAGCTGCATGTAGAAGAGCAGATCGAGTCCTGGCACTTTCCGCTATTGTCCGCAAAGTCTCAGCG carries:
- a CDS encoding capsule assembly Wzi family protein, translating into MGSKLLGVCLMSTLCLQLVRFSKAQELQDRSASNMASTYVPIDSWVYAVFDRLAAKGYMQSAIFSLRPWTRLECARLIDEANDQILDTQADPDVLSMLRALQKEFAQELLRRAGARNLELRLESIDQRVTAITGTPIRDGFHFAETLVNDEGRPFAQGANLYTGIALRSTAGPFAAYANVELQRVPFAAQPDAAVQSAISIADFTPLGQEGPPSDFVRARALEAYVSFTVANNQFTFGRQSLWWGPARSGTTLFTDNAEPIAMLRYDRVQPFELPGILHVLGPIRVQLLVGRLSGAQYVHANHTTFGAPGVVLSDQPFIHGEKLSFKLTPNLEFGVSRTVLFAGQGAPFTTHTLLRSIFSASVANENQDPGDRRNAVDAEYRIPGLRNCLTGYFDGFSEDQPFPLAYPTESAWISGFVYRCVPRLPRLSIRAEGLLSPHRNLAFPGFFYFNDHYLSGYTNSRQLIGSWIGREGDGQQLWATWQLSPQSNVEISTRNLSVNREFLQGGTLRDLKISADLVPRPDWQLHVEEQIESWHFPLLSAKSQRNSAFTVQLSYRPTGRTQ